The Lolium perenne isolate Kyuss_39 chromosome 6, Kyuss_2.0, whole genome shotgun sequence genome segment taatcccgtcatccgTGAGGAAGTACAAGGAGTTATTCCGAGAAGTACAAGCAGTGTCTACAGGAAGTACAAGCAGTAATTACGGGAACTGCAAATTCTAGAAAGAAAATAGTCACACATAAGTTCACATATCAATGTTGGGAAGTTCAAATATTAAGATCCAGGAAGTGAAGAATCTCTTAAATAGAGGCTAGGAAAAATCTAAAACTATCATTCCGAAACACATGCTTAATTATTGTAAAACACACTAGTATCGAAACATTTCTGGAAGTACAACCACGagggccaagaagtacaaggacaTATCGCGAGAAGTTCAGATGCGCGTGGTTGTGTTGCACATTTTGTGTGGTGAAAATTATAGCTCTGTTTTACTGAACACTATCATGAAACCGCACCAAGAAGTACAACCGCATTTCCCAATAAGTAGAATGTCATGTTGAGGGAAGTTCAGTACTCTGTTTTTACAGGACGGAAATCTATTGTCCAAATCTCATCGctttgatcaccaaccacttcaatcattatcaccaaaagctttatatgatagagtatatgtctaatttcattacctacaacattttacaacaaataaatggatctaatccatcaaattCAAGTCGTTATCTCGCAAATtataccggaaacatgatttTAAAAGTTCTAAAATTACTTTTAAACCATttggatttggcaaaaatggtatATATGAAAAAGATGCACCATTTTGACACatttccaaccgtatatcatttgcTTTGTTTAAATATACCGCATGGAAATCGCGGGGAAAATCATTCGGTGCCCGTCACATAAAATGAGCGGACAATAATTCAAATTATTCTCTTAAACTATAATGAATTAGAGAAAAGAATTGGAATacgaaagttgcgcctagtccatagctttccaacgccatatcatttgcatcattccgacaaacGGTTGAAACAAATCATCCAAATTACTTTCCGCTCATTTTTAAGTACGTCCGAATTTCGATATTTTCAAAATTATTCAAAAACTGTTAGGATTTTCAAAAAAcggaaaacatgaaaaagttgcgctaTTTCATTATctctccaacggtatatcatttgaacATTTTTGATAAGAGATTCGAAAATCaaactaaaagttcgttttctggacatatagaagcgttttcgtattttcaaaattaaatttaaaccgtgcatAATCTGTGAAAATTGTGAAGACGtaaaagttgcggtttttcattatctattcAACGGTATATTATTTGCACATTTACACCTAATGGTTGAGAAACTTGTAGTATAATCAGTAGctctgaagaaaatgggaagttcaggTAGGCTCCGACAGAAAGGTCAACCCTCTTATCTAGGAAGTTCAACCTTGTGTCCAGgaaagtacaagtcggtgctcaaaatattattctgcaactggttgcagaatagtgctggtatatatatattgtagggattcgtagcatagaaaacaaaaaatttccgaccgcaagaacgaataacaagccaagatctaatctagtagatggtagcaacgaggtgaagaccgctagggtttgggagagaggaggggcacttgggcgccggccttgggtgcccttggtggtgcggctcaagaggtggccagccctctccctctccctctctttatataggtggaaccccctagggtttgcccaaaattcgaataagagtccaactcaaaaccttccatatgggtgaaaccAAGGGGAaatgggactcctccctttccttctcccttggcccgccaaggtggtggagtccaccatggactccaccttccctcttggttggctggttagggttggtggagtccatccgggactccaccttccatggtgatttcttccagaaggttctagaatattctagctccttccataaatgcaccggatcatttccaaacttggaaagtgacttcctatatatgaatcttattctccggaccattccggaactcctcgtgatgtcctggatcccatccgagactccgaacaacattcgaactccattccatcttccatatctacttaaaacgacatcaaaccttaagtgtgtcaccctacggttcgagaactatgtggacatgatcgagactcctctccaatcaataactaatagcgggacctggagatccataatagctcccacatattcaacgatgacttcgtgatcgaaagaaccattcacataaaataacaattccctttgtctcgcgatattttacttatccgaagtttgatcgtcggtatctccatacctagttcaacctcgttaccgataagtactctttactcgtacagtgatatgatatcccttgtgaaccagtcacatgcttgcaagctaattagatatcattccaccgagagggcccagagtatatctatccgtcattaggatggacaaatcccactattgatacaagtgtctcaaccctatactttctgaacacttaatgccacctttataacaacccatttacgcagtagtgtttggtgtcatcaaagcatccatccggtgtaggtgattaacatgatctcatggtcgaaggattaagttactatgcatattaaaacttgaagcacaaagagctaaatgacttgatcatatactACGCTTACTataggtgtatgtccatcacatcattcacctattgatatgaccttgttgttagtaacatccaatgttcatgatcaggaaaccatgatcatctattaatcaacaagctagtttaacaagaggcttactagggaatcttttatgtttacaaaacacacatgtattaatgtttccggttaatacaattatagcatgggatgtaaactttTATCATGaaaactaagatataacaataaacacttttattatttcctctcaccaggtgtagttacacccacgtGCGTTTTAGAAAATATAGGTagttacacacacacacacgaggCGTCACCCGGGTCGGTGGGGAGTCCCCGACGGATGCGTGGGGCAGCGACGAACGCAAGGGCGATCGTCGGGAAGTCCCTCGTGGACACACGAGGCGTCGGCAAGGGTGTGGAGTGGCGGAGGTGCGGCGGTTGCTAGCTAGGGTTCATCTTCGTTTTCTATTGTGAGTCAGTCCAGATGAGTGGAAAAAGGGAAGAGCAAGATTGAGAGGGGGATAAAAAGGGCACTTACGGAGTATAGTAGTAGCGGGCCAGCCATAGGGCACGCTGCGGCTAAATTATCTGCAGCATGCCGGTTTGCCGCCAGCTACCAAGAAATTAGCTGACCTGAATTTCTCTACCGAAGTTATCCATTCCCCTAAGATGAGTTCCTCGAAGATTTCCTAGGCTAGCTATAGCCTACGCCACCCTGATTAATCATTGCTTAATTACTAGGCAAGGGAGAGGGCAGGCATATTTATATACATGATTGATGGTACGCATGGGCCATGCTTATCATCTCGTACAGTGCAGCCACTATGCATATCATGCACATCATATATGTGCTTTATAGTAGGTACAATGCGGATATTGTATAGTGCAAATTTCCCACACGGACCAAACAAATAAGTAGCGCGCGAGCTTCAGGGCACGCGACCGGTAAGATATTACCTTCTACGTGTGCACACCGGAGCCCTCTGCGGATGACATTGGGTGCGGTGTTACCATGGGCCCCACTTATTAGTCGCGTGGGCGACCAGCGGTCCGCTACCATTGTCTAGATACTAGTCACGTGTGCATGCAGTGCACTCTGGCAATATTAGCAGCGGCGTGCCATTAGGCTCGCCCGCTTCCATTACCGTTGCCCCCATAGCGTTTTCCCTACTAGTTTCAAGTGGGGTAAGAGGGGGAGGTCCATGCGACCTAGGCAGCTAGCGGCGGCACAAGGGTAGGGGGCTAGCATGGCGCCAGCAGTAGTAACCAGAGGTGGGCGACGCCGAGGTACCATGCACCATTCCGGAGCGCTTTCATGGCAGAGTGGCCTGTGAGCAGAAGGGATGCATTGGCGTTCGGAGTGGTCTCGCTAGGGGCAAGAGAGAACAAGCGGTCAGGAGGGGTTGAGGAGATAAGGTTCTGCATGGGACCCACATCATAAACGTGGTTCGTTGTGTCCACACACGATGCATGGCACTCGACGGAGGTTCTCTTTTCCTATATTTTACCTCCCATAAACTATTTCTAAAACAGACTAGTTGCTCACGCAAAATACGAATCATCTTAGGAATATAATATCAATGAAGTTTCAAAGTAGCAGTCTAACATACTCCCTCGGTTCCGTTATGAGGATAGGGGGACAAAGACGATGGAAAACAGCAGCATGGCGGAGAAATGTGTTGCAGCTCCTAGGTGCTACCCCACCGATGTGATGCCTCGCCTCGACACATGTCCTTAGACCCACGGGTTGTTGTTGTATAGAGATGGTATTATTTGCCGTATATTGAATATTTCCTAGCCCCACATGGACAGCAGTATCATGAACCCACAACTCCTGTGGGCTGAAGAAATAAATGCCCCGTTGGCCGTTCCTGGACATGGACACTCGACacccacgccgccgggacagaggTTCCGGTGCCAACCAGGTTAAATCTGAATTTTTTTAACATTCTATTTGAAATAGGCAAAAGAGATAGAAATAATTCACACCGTAGGGGCTTCTCTACAGCAACATTGTAAAAAACAAGAGATAGAAATAATGTGTACATATatgtattattacatcattaggtACACCATAAAGATGTTCCTACTTATACAAAAATGATACATATAATAATAGTTTCATCGCACATGCACACACATCATGTTTCTCACTGTTTGACAATCATCTTTTTCTTCTTGCCTATGTTGATTgatgttgaataatttagccccacaTCATGACTTTTTCTTCTGAACAGAATACATTTCTTAGGTTGTGTGGGCCTTCTTCTAGGAGTGTATGGTGTTTtatcgtcatcgtcatcttcaATCTTTGGGTCGCCGTATTGATAGAATTCTTCCTCGtgcgcgactccatccattccaccATCCATTCCAATGATGCCCCTTTTGCATCTCCTTATGAAAAGAGGCTTGCCCTGGTCGGGTTGCTTATGAAGAAGCATTAAGCCACCTGCAAGGCTAATACCCATGGTTTATTTTTTGCGGTGGATTGGACTGGTGGTATACACATGATTGTAAAATATTGTTCATCTTTAATGATGTTCTTAGCCCACCTGGCACAGAACATCTGTAACTTCTTTTTTCTAACGTAGCTCAACTTCTAGATCCTCTCGATCCTTCTGTAGTATATATCTTAGTTAAAAACGAGTTCAATTAAAATTCATACATTATATAAAAAATCATAGAAACTCGCCGCCACATACAACACAAATAACAAAAGACTTTAATTAACTTGTTCATACATTTTCTCAAACAAAGGACAAATACTCACAATACAAATTTCATTACAACCAAGGGTGCACACCTTGCTTCTCACATCAACAAATAAAGTAAATGTTGGTACAATGATAGTTGTCTACCTTATTTTACATGGTGGTACACATGGACGGACTCAACACAATCTTGCTGATAATCAACTTACAACTTACGAGATCGGTTTAGAATGAGAAGGCGTTCTGCCACTTCTGTCATTGATGGCCTTTGGTCGACATCAAGGTTAAGACATTCCACAGCAATCTCCGTGAGATTATCAAGAACTTCCAAATTTTCTTTAGAAGCAATGTCCTTGTCAAATAGCTTAGTGGCTTTCTCCCCCTTTTTGTGAGCATCAAGGAAACTGCTGACCAAGCTATTGTTGTCAGAATAAGTGGCCCTCTTCCTGCTAATAAGCTCTAGGATGAGAACCCCAAAACTGTATACATCACTCTTTTCAGTCAACAGACCTGTTTGTAAGTACACTGGATCCATATAGGTCCTGTCACCGATAACTGTTGCAGCATGTTCCTTGTCTCTCGCAATCAACCTTGATATGCCGAAGTCTGAGATCTTCGGCGCGAAGTTCTCATCCAAGAGAATGTTTGCTGGCTTCACATCACCATGCAAAATTTTTATATGTGCTTGTGAATGCATATAAGCTAGACCATGTGCTGATTCTGCAGCAATCCTTAGACGCACGTCCAAGTTAAGAGGCTCCTTGTTGCCCTCCCCATGAAGAATATCGTCCATGCTACCTTTGGAGATGAACTCGTACACTAGCATGGGGGTGTCCACTTCTAGGCAACAACCTAAGAGCCTAACAATGTTCCTATGGATAACTTGAGACTGGATGATGACTTCATTTGCAAACTGCTCGCTCTCTAGCAAATTACCGGTTATTGGTTTCTTTACTGCAACTTCTACTTTATCAACAAATCCCTTGAAAACTTCACCAAAACCACCTTTTCCAATTACATTGCTGCTCATCAAAATATGCTTGAGATCCtcttttttataaatctttatcaTTTTAGCCTTCTCTAATGTTGGCCCACCATTCTTACGGTAGAATTCTTTTGTCTTCCGACGCTCTTTGCGAAGAATGATAATGAATGATAGAAGGGCCAGAACAAGGAGACCAGCTACCGCACCTACATGGACAATATATAGGCACCATTATTTTGCATAATTTTCCAATgtgtactatatatatatatacataccaCAAACAAAAGCATGAATCATGGTTTGATCAAAGTAATATTTACGATCTGTCTTTTCTTTTGGGCTATGAGATAAACAAATTCATTTAATTTCCTGATTTTGAGTATGAtgcttccttttcttttcttgtgTGAAAGTATAAGGTATTACTAAAAGTAAATGACACTGAAATAATGCACAGTGAAGAAATAAAAAATAATCCAAGCAAAATAGTGCTTACCCACAACTGCCTTTGCTACTGTGGGAAATATCTCCGTGCATTTTCCTCCTTTGTTGGTCATTCCGGGTCCGCATGGACAGTCATAGCCGTTAAGCCTGTTCTTGCAGGTTCCACCATTAGAGCAGTTGTACTTCTCATGAAGCTTGCACTCATCGATGTCTGGCAAAGTGAAAAGGAAGCAAACTTAAAGATACAAGAGGTCGTCCAGGTACTCGATCGGGGCTGCTCCGAGCAACATATATATGTACGTATATATAGTATATTTCCTTTACCTTGGCATCCGTTGGGGACATATGGGTTTCCATCGTAATGCTCGTCACACTTGCAAATGTAACCTTCTCCGCTGGTGGCGTTGCCGCAGTAGCTGTTTCTGCTAAGGCACGCATAGCCTTTGGGTGGCTGCTGGCCTGCTGCCGGACACGTACCTGTCCTGATGGCGAAGTCGATCACCAGGGGGACACCCCTGGAGAATTTGTTGGACATCCCCTCATAGCCAGACAAGTCTGTGGTAGAGAAGTTGTACCATGATTTCTCCACCAGCATGGCATAGGAGCACGGGTTGATTTCCTTCCGGTAGTCGGGGTCTTCTTGAGGGTTCACCAGCGGGGCGAACCTGGTTTGTGGGACCGTGTCCGGGGGCATGACAGCCTCGCAGCAGCCGCGCCCACCGCACGACCCATTGGTGGCATACTGCACGTGTCCATTGATATCTGAAAGGCAGTAGAGAATGAACGTGTCGGACATGTTATCGGTCATGGCCAAGTCGCTCACAAACATAACTTCGACTCGCCACGCTCCCACGCCAACGAGTACATTGCGCGTCACCGACAGGAGGAACGGCCCCTTTTCCTCCAAAACCATTATGGGGCTTTTTATGGTGCGATCAACTGGACTGGTGCGGCAGTATGAACTGAGTCCGTAGTACACTCGTGCCTCGGCCTTCCCGACTGATACATCCATCAGCTCCACTGGCAAAAGCTCAACTGTGATGTTGTCGGACGCCACGGGAGTGGCGCCCGCCATGCCCATGATCCTCTTCTCGTGGTGTGTTGCGTTTTCATCTCCTGGTGTGTAGGCGAGGAAGGCGCGAGCCGGCTGGACGGCGGTGTTGCAGGTGACCTCGAAGCCTGGGAGGAAACAACCGGCCTTCCCCATGCCGAAGGGGTAGGGGATGCTCACGTCACCGCACTTATCGGGGCAACCCGGAAGCGCAATCTCAGCAGCGGCAGTCTGGAACATGATCAAGTCAGACCCAGCTGCTGCTGCAAGGAGGAGAATGAGGAGCATTGGCGGCAGCTGGGAAAGGTTCGAGTGCGAGGGTGTGGTCATAATGCTAGGTGCGCAAGCTCGTCGACCTCTGCCATTAGCTACGGCGCACCATCCTCTTTTATAGACGAACTATAAACAAGGAGTAGTGACACCCTTAGTGGTTGGCTTCAGAAACGAGCAGCATCACGAAAATAATATTTATGGACTTCACAACCTTGGTTTGAGCAGACCCAAAATAGACCCATTATTCTACACACGACCTTATATTAGGGACCTGCTATGGGTTTGGTATTGGATTTAATACAACACGATGAGTTGACTTTCCAAGCAACGCGTGCATTCGCACGACATTATACAATCCAACACGGCATTATACGTGAGCAACTACTACCAAATACTCTACCCGCGCACCCGAGTACATATATTATCATGTGATCAGTGCATTTTCTAGGTCAGTAACTTTTACGTACAATATACACAACTTATTTAAAAGATAATACAAAGATACATAACATACAAAAAATTGCAATTAATATGCCTCATGCCCAGAGACTGACGTTCACTTATACTTCAGAACACCTTGCATCTACCATACTATGAAGCTAATATCAGAAGTCAGAACAAATTCGATCAGATTGGCAAAGGTacatgcactagtagaaaaaggggcttccaTACCACCCCATTAGTCTCCAAACATTTTAGCccgggactaatggggtctttagtcccggttcggcaggcgaaccgcgactaaagctctggGCCCAACGGCCTCGGTCGACAGCTGGTGTACGGGCGGATCTTTAgttccggttggcctggccaaccacgactaaaggttCTCAGTCCTGACCCgagaacctttagtcgcggttggccaggccaaccaggACTAAAGTCCCACCACTATAAATACTGCTGCAGCACACTTGGCTTGTGTGTGAGCTCTTGGTGTTTCACTTCTATTAACAAGGGGTGGTGGGATTGGCTTTTCTGCtcttatgcacaagaggtgttcgatgaaatgcccgagagcatgatGCCACTTGTGGTCACATAAAACaaatatgaagtgtccgagccacacttaaactttctcatttatttttcctcctcgatcgcggttagcaacttgaacctttcatatgtcATTGATAAATATGCATGTGTAGTTCatagtttaatttctattatttctagctagttagtttaacaaatgcatgatggttaattatatactttatataataataatgcagatgaatcggcaatggatgtacggtaaccgactctcggacgagttcattacgggtttgaatgatttcctcgcagtggctaatgcgaacaagcaggggggttttgttatctgtccatgtgctgtctgtaagaatcagaagggctactcttcctcaagaaccgttcacgtccacctgcttcaGCACGGTTTCATgctaagctataattgttggaccaagcatggagaaaaaggggttagaatggaagcaaatgaagaagaggatgatgacaactatcctgatcatttcggtgatactttcatggaggatgctgaagaagGAGGGGAAGCAGAAGGGGAAGGTGACGGGGAAGgtaaagaagaggcacgtgatgagcccgctgatgatcttggtcggaccattgctgttgcacggagaggctgcgaaactgaaagggagagggagaatttggatcgcatgttagaggatcacaaaaagtcgttgtacccaggatgcgataatggtctgaaaaagctgggatgcacactggatttgctgaaatagaAGGCACATGAAGGTCtatctgactcaggatttgaaaagttgctgaaaatgatgaagaatatgtttccaaagaataacgagttgcccgccagtacgtacgaagcaaagaaggttgtctgccctctaggtttagaggttcagaagatacatgcatgcattaacgactgcatcctctaccgcggtgaatacgagaatttgaatgaatgcccggtatgcactgcattgctttataagatcagaggagatgaccctggtaatgatgttgagggcgagaaacccaggaagagtgttcccgccaaggtgatgtggtatg includes the following:
- the LOC127310915 gene encoding wall-associated receptor kinase 3 — encoded protein: MTTPSHSNLSQLPPMLLILLLAAAAGSDLIMFQTAAAEIALPGCPDKCGDVSIPYPFGMGKAGCFLPGFEVTCNTAVQPARAFLAYTPGDENATHHEKRIMGMAGATPVASDNITVELLPVELMDVSVGKAEARVYYGLSSYCRTSPVDRTIKSPIMVLEEKGPFLLSVTRNVLVGVGAWRVEVMFVSDLAMTDNMSDTFILYCLSDINGHVQYATNGSCGGRGCCEAVMPPDTVPQTRFAPLVNPQEDPDYRKEINPCSYAMLVEKSWYNFSTTDLSGYEGMSNKFSRGVPLVIDFAIRTGTCPAAGQQPPKGYACLSRNSYCGNATSGEGYICKCDEHYDGNPYVPNGCQDIDECKLHEKYNCSNGGTCKNRLNGYDCPCGPGMTNKGGKCTEIFPTVAKAVVGAVAGLLVLALLSFIIILRKERRKTKEFYRKNGGPTLEKAKMIKIYKKEDLKHILMSSNVIGKGGFGEVFKGFVDKVEVAVKKPITGNLLESEQFANEVIIQSQVIHRNIVRLLGCCLEVDTPMLVYEFISKGSMDDILHGEGNKEPLNLDVRLRIAAESAHGLAYMHSQAHIKILHGDVKPANILLDENFAPKISDFGISRLIARDKEHAATVIGDRTYMDPVYLQTGLLTEKSDVYSFGVLILELISRKRATYSDNNSLVSSFLDAHKKGEKATKLFDKDIASKENLEVLDNLTEIAVECLNLDVDQRPSMTEVAERLLILNRSRKL